In Janibacter sp. CX7, a single genomic region encodes these proteins:
- a CDS encoding cobalt-precorrin-6A reductase, translating to MTHVLILGGTAEARDLAALLEAKGVPLTSSLAGRVSQPRLPVGPVRIGGFGGVEGLSRWLREHEVSAVVDATHPFAATMGAHAAQACSSLGVPLLRLARPGWAQHPDAASWTWVGDHVAAREAADAVGGTPFVTTGRQTLHHHVEAWAERPVLVRLVEPPEAPLPDAWTVLRSRGPFAVADEEAIMREHDVRVLLTKDSGGRFTEAKLDAARHLGVPVVVVSRPARAEGVAEASDAVAAAAWVEDQVGD from the coding sequence ATGACGCACGTGCTGATCCTCGGTGGGACCGCCGAGGCACGGGATCTGGCTGCCCTCCTCGAGGCGAAGGGAGTGCCCCTCACCTCCTCGCTCGCGGGCCGGGTCTCCCAGCCGCGGCTGCCGGTCGGGCCGGTGCGGATCGGGGGCTTCGGCGGGGTCGAGGGGCTCTCCCGGTGGCTGCGCGAGCACGAGGTGAGTGCGGTCGTCGACGCGACGCACCCCTTCGCCGCGACGATGGGCGCCCATGCGGCACAGGCCTGCTCGTCGCTGGGGGTGCCGCTGCTGCGGCTCGCCCGGCCCGGCTGGGCGCAGCACCCGGATGCCGCGTCGTGGACCTGGGTGGGCGACCACGTGGCTGCCCGTGAGGCTGCCGACGCGGTGGGGGGAACCCCCTTCGTCACGACGGGCCGGCAGACCCTGCACCACCACGTCGAGGCCTGGGCCGAGCGGCCGGTGCTCGTGCGGCTCGTCGAGCCGCCGGAGGCGCCGCTGCCGGACGCGTGGACGGTGCTGCGCTCGCGGGGGCCCTTCGCCGTCGCCGACGAGGAGGCGATCATGCGCGAGCATGACGTGAGGGTGCTGCTCACCAAGGACTCCGGAGGACGGTTCACCGAGGCCAAGCTCGACGCGGCCCGCCATCTCGGGGTGCCGGTCGTCGTCGTGTCGCGTCCGGCGCGCGCCGAGGGCGTCGCCGAGGCGAGCGACGCGGTGGCCGCAGCGGCGTGGGTCGAGGACCAGGTCGGCGACTGA
- a CDS encoding CobD/CbiB family cobalamin biosynthesis protein — protein sequence MSTAHRGRRLDQVALGLALGWVADLALGDPRRGHPVAAFGSWAAAVETRLHRDSRAAGVLTEVVVLAPVVALGVGAGRLPAPARAMATAALTWAALGGTSLGREGLAVHDLLATGDLPGARARVRNLVGRVTDDLTPDEVARAAVESVAENSSDAVVGTLVWGAALGPLGVVLHRAANTLDAMHGHRTARYARFGWAAARLDDVLGWAPARVTVLATAAATPLRARDVVRTAVLDGRDHPSPNAGPVEAGFAAALGLRLGGRTVYASGAEDRVVMGSGPAPVVADLPRAVHLARRVGAVTLVAAVGARLLARR from the coding sequence GTGAGCACGGCCCACCGTGGCCGTCGCCTCGACCAGGTCGCGCTCGGGCTCGCCCTCGGCTGGGTCGCCGACCTCGCGCTCGGCGACCCCCGGCGTGGGCACCCGGTCGCGGCCTTCGGCAGCTGGGCCGCGGCCGTCGAGACGCGGCTGCACCGTGACTCCCGAGCCGCCGGAGTCCTCACCGAGGTGGTCGTCCTCGCCCCCGTCGTGGCGCTGGGTGTGGGCGCCGGCCGCCTGCCCGCGCCCGCCCGCGCCATGGCCACGGCTGCTCTCACCTGGGCGGCGCTCGGCGGCACGAGCCTCGGCCGGGAGGGCCTGGCCGTCCACGACCTGCTCGCCACCGGCGACCTGCCCGGCGCCCGCGCGCGGGTCCGCAACCTCGTCGGCCGGGTCACCGACGACCTCACCCCCGACGAGGTGGCTCGAGCCGCGGTCGAGTCCGTCGCGGAGAACTCCTCGGACGCCGTCGTCGGCACCCTCGTCTGGGGCGCCGCCCTCGGCCCGCTCGGCGTCGTGCTCCACCGCGCGGCCAACACCCTCGACGCGATGCACGGTCACCGAACCGCTCGCTACGCCCGATTTGGTTGGGCCGCAGCGCGGCTCGACGACGTGCTCGGCTGGGCGCCGGCCCGGGTGACCGTCCTCGCCACCGCCGCGGCGACCCCCCTTCGGGCCCGGGACGTGGTGCGCACCGCGGTGCTGGACGGGCGTGACCACCCCAGCCCCAACGCGGGGCCGGTGGAAGCGGGCTTCGCCGCCGCCCTTGGCCTGCGCCTCGGCGGGCGCACCGTCTACGCGAGCGGCGCCGAGGATCGGGTCGTCATGGGCTCGGGCCCGGCGCCGGTCGTCGCCGACCTGCCGCGAGCCGTGCACTTGGCCCGCCGGGTGGGTGCCGTCACGCTGGTCGCGGCCGTCGGGGCCCGCCTGCTCGCCCGTCGCTGA
- a CDS encoding bifunctional adenosylcobinamide kinase/adenosylcobinamide-phosphate guanylyltransferase, which yields MRVLVTGGVRSGKSRHAESLLLPPHLPEGTPVTYLAAGPQRDDADWAARVAAHRERRPETWSTVESTDAASALWDAEGPVLLDCLGTWLTAQLDEIEAWEAPEHHWVGALEQRVEDLEAAWRATDLAVAVTNEVGWGLVSEHRSGRIFADRLGWLNQRIAASADRVDLVVSGQVLTIKGGA from the coding sequence ATGCGTGTCCTCGTCACCGGCGGTGTGCGGTCGGGCAAGTCCCGGCACGCCGAGTCGCTCCTGCTGCCCCCACATCTGCCCGAGGGCACGCCCGTCACCTATCTCGCCGCCGGTCCGCAGCGCGACGACGCCGACTGGGCGGCGCGCGTCGCGGCCCACCGCGAGCGGCGACCGGAGACCTGGTCGACCGTCGAGAGCACGGACGCCGCGAGCGCACTGTGGGACGCAGAGGGGCCGGTCCTGCTCGACTGCCTCGGCACCTGGCTGACCGCACAGCTCGACGAGATCGAGGCCTGGGAGGCGCCCGAGCACCACTGGGTCGGCGCCCTCGAGCAGCGCGTCGAGGACCTCGAAGCAGCTTGGCGCGCAACGGATCTCGCCGTGGCAGTGACCAACGAGGTCGGCTGGGGGCTGGTGTCGGAGCACCGGTCCGGGCGGATCTTCGCCGACCGTCTGGGCTGGCTCAACCAGCGCATCGCCGCCTCCGCCGACCGGGTCGACCTCGTCGTCTCGGGCCAGGTGCTGACGATCAAGGGCGGGGCGTGA
- a CDS encoding adenosylcobinamide-GDP ribazoletransferase translates to MSASEGLRLAVGTFTRSPSGRVTITSDTARAALLLAPLAVLPLALQVVVVGLTVEIGVPPLVAAALALGVLAHGSRGMHLDGLADTVDGLGAGWDRERALEIMRRGDVGPMGAVALVIVLLVQVGAIAALLGAGWRGALVVGAAVVASRAAAAAVCGRGQQAAPGSKLGAAFVGTVPFAGAVLVVLAVGALLVASVLPVALLLGGLGDGSSTAPFWMTTRAVLVAAAAVPVAIWAAISLRDKAASTFGGVGGDVIGAGVEVALTVLLVLLTVAW, encoded by the coding sequence GTGAGTGCGTCCGAAGGGCTGCGCCTGGCGGTCGGGACCTTCACCCGGTCGCCGAGCGGTCGGGTGACGATCACCTCGGACACGGCACGCGCCGCGCTGCTCCTCGCGCCACTCGCCGTCCTCCCCTTGGCACTCCAGGTCGTCGTCGTCGGACTGACCGTCGAGATCGGCGTGCCGCCGCTCGTCGCCGCGGCCCTCGCCCTCGGCGTCCTGGCCCACGGCTCACGGGGCATGCACCTCGACGGCCTGGCCGACACGGTCGACGGACTCGGTGCCGGCTGGGACCGCGAGCGGGCGCTCGAGATCATGCGACGCGGCGACGTCGGCCCGATGGGGGCCGTGGCTCTCGTGATCGTGCTGCTCGTGCAGGTCGGCGCGATCGCTGCTCTGCTCGGCGCCGGCTGGCGAGGCGCGCTCGTCGTGGGGGCCGCGGTCGTGGCGTCCCGGGCTGCTGCCGCCGCCGTCTGCGGTCGCGGGCAGCAGGCCGCACCGGGCTCGAAGCTCGGGGCCGCCTTCGTCGGCACCGTGCCCTTCGCCGGGGCCGTGCTCGTGGTCCTCGCCGTCGGCGCCCTCCTCGTGGCATCGGTGCTGCCGGTAGCCCTGCTGCTGGGGGGGCTGGGTGACGGGAGCTCCACGGCGCCGTTCTGGATGACCACTCGAGCCGTCCTCGTGGCGGCAGCGGCCGTCCCCGTCGCCATCTGGGCGGCGATCTCGCTCCGGGACAAGGCCGCCAGCACCTTCGGCGGTGTGGGTGGCGATGTCATCGGGGCCGGTGTCGAGGTGGCTCTCACCGTGCTGCTCGTCCTGCTGACGGTGGCGTGGTGA
- the cobA gene encoding uroporphyrinogen-III C-methyltransferase, translating to MTPTPSTGCCESWPISPTGGPHDRRHHHRHRAGRPRRRGPGDPGLLTVAGRDALAAADVVVTDRLGPVAALDEIAPQAEIVHVGKIPRGEFTPQERINELLVEHARAGRTVVRLKGGDGYLFGRGGEEWNHCVAAGIAVEAVPGVSSAFSVPALAGIPVTHRGLSQGVAVVSGHVGPDDTRSEVDWAALATSRLTIVVLMGVATLGAIAEALVAAGLSADTPAACIADGATPQQRSVRAPLSQIASAADEGGFAPPAITVIGDVVDALEAPAPTSP from the coding sequence GTGACCCCCACACCATCGACGGGCTGCTGCGAGAGCTGGCCCATCTCTCCCACCGGAGGACCGCATGACCGACGCCACCACCACCGCCACCGGGCGGGTCGTCCTCGTCGGCGGGGGCCCGGTGACCCCGGCCTGCTCACCGTCGCCGGCCGCGACGCGCTCGCCGCCGCCGACGTCGTCGTCACCGACCGCCTGGGCCCGGTCGCCGCGCTCGACGAGATCGCCCCGCAGGCCGAGATCGTCCACGTGGGCAAGATCCCGCGCGGCGAGTTCACCCCCCAGGAGCGCATCAACGAGCTGCTCGTCGAGCACGCGCGCGCGGGGCGCACCGTCGTCCGGCTCAAGGGCGGCGACGGCTACCTCTTCGGCCGCGGTGGCGAGGAGTGGAACCACTGCGTCGCCGCCGGCATCGCCGTCGAGGCCGTGCCCGGTGTCTCGTCCGCCTTCTCCGTCCCGGCGCTCGCCGGCATCCCCGTGACCCACCGCGGCCTCTCGCAGGGCGTCGCCGTCGTCTCCGGGCACGTCGGCCCCGACGACACGCGCAGCGAGGTCGACTGGGCCGCCCTGGCAACCTCGCGGCTGACCATCGTCGTCCTCATGGGCGTCGCGACGCTCGGGGCGATCGCCGAGGCGCTCGTCGCCGCCGGCCTGTCCGCCGACACCCCGGCCGCGTGCATCGCGGACGGGGCCACCCCGCAGCAGCGGTCGGTGCGGGCCCCCCTCTCGCAGATCGCCTCCGCGGCGGACGAAGGGGGCTTCGCTCCCCCGGCCATCACCGTCATCGGCGACGTCGTCGACGCCCTCGAGGCACCGGCCCCCACCTCGCCGTGA
- a CDS encoding cobyrinate a,c-diamide synthase: MTALPRVLVAAPASGHGKTTIAVGIMAALARRGLTVAPAKVGPDYIDPGYHALATGRPSRTLDPWLVGEGRVAPLLARGATHPTPADVAVLEGVMGLMDGRLGGDGFASSAHVAALTRTPVVLVVDISSTSRTVAATVHGLATIDPDLDVVGVVLNKAGTPRHGDEARRAVEGVGVPVWGVLPRDAAMHVPSRHLGLVPAAERGEAAATLDHIAAVAEEHLDLDALLAAARTAPDLDVEPWDPSLPEELAGPEEARQRRLEGQHASRGEVVIAVAGGRAFTFRYPETVELLEAAGARVVEVDPARDSALPEGTCALYLGGGFPEVHARTLATNRPLVQVIRDAVADGMPTIAECAGMLYLAETLDDHPMVGALPARAAMGRRLTLGYREATSLVDSVAGPAGTRVTGHEFHRTVTDPPFGTQAAWDLGGRTEGFALDPAGTGRATLVASYLHTHWAGSPDVAASFVDAARGWGVRGSGGVALGASPVHHESSEPSPDSSQPAQPLSRATPARTTSFPVSPSPVAFEGSVPDPLRHHGDVEVSDDLVDLAVNVRLTSPPEWLTRALVDELGKVASYPDATVARDAIAARHGVARGQVLPTSGGAEAFTLVARALTPRDAVVVHPQFTEPEAALRAAGHDVRHVLLRAEDDFALTPEALGQVGDADLVVIGNPTNPTGVLHPADAIRTLARPGRVLLVDEAFIDAVPGERESLVGGDLTGLLVVRSLTKTWAVAGIRAGYVVGDAELVAALAAHQPHWSVGSLALRVMTETATPAALTEAGRATEELAGWRRHLTTGLQALGIPTGGGDAPFVLAQVGAGVREHLRDAGWAVRRGDTFPGLDATWVRIAVRDPHTIDGLLRELAHLSHRRTA; encoded by the coding sequence GTGACGGCCCTCCCCCGGGTGCTCGTCGCGGCGCCCGCGTCGGGCCACGGCAAGACGACGATCGCCGTGGGGATCATGGCCGCCCTCGCCCGGCGCGGTCTCACCGTCGCGCCGGCCAAGGTCGGCCCCGACTACATCGACCCCGGCTACCACGCGCTGGCGACCGGGCGACCGAGCCGCACCCTCGACCCGTGGCTCGTGGGCGAAGGGAGGGTCGCTCCCCTCCTCGCCCGCGGCGCCACCCACCCGACGCCCGCGGACGTCGCCGTCCTCGAGGGCGTCATGGGGCTCATGGACGGGCGGCTCGGGGGCGACGGCTTCGCCTCGAGCGCGCACGTCGCGGCCCTCACGCGCACCCCCGTCGTGCTCGTCGTCGACATCAGCTCGACCTCGCGGACCGTCGCCGCGACGGTGCACGGTCTCGCGACCATCGACCCCGACCTCGACGTCGTCGGCGTCGTGCTCAACAAGGCCGGCACCCCCCGCCACGGCGACGAGGCCCGCCGCGCCGTCGAAGGCGTCGGCGTCCCCGTGTGGGGCGTGCTCCCCCGTGACGCCGCGATGCACGTGCCCTCACGCCACCTCGGGCTCGTGCCCGCCGCCGAGCGCGGCGAGGCCGCGGCCACCCTCGACCACATCGCCGCCGTCGCCGAGGAGCACCTCGACCTCGACGCGCTCCTCGCCGCCGCACGCACCGCACCCGACCTCGACGTCGAGCCGTGGGACCCCTCGCTCCCTGAGGAGCTTGCAGGTCCTGAGGAGGCGCGCCAGCGCCGTCTCGAAGGGCAGCACGCGTCTCGAGGGGAGGTCGTCATCGCCGTCGCCGGAGGCCGGGCCTTCACCTTCCGCTACCCCGAGACCGTCGAGCTGCTCGAAGCGGCGGGTGCGCGAGTCGTCGAGGTCGACCCGGCACGCGACTCGGCACTGCCCGAGGGCACCTGCGCCCTCTACCTCGGCGGCGGGTTCCCCGAGGTGCACGCACGCACCCTCGCGACCAACCGCCCTCTCGTGCAGGTGATCCGGGATGCCGTCGCCGATGGCATGCCGACCATCGCCGAGTGCGCCGGCATGCTCTACCTCGCCGAGACCCTCGACGACCACCCGATGGTCGGTGCCCTGCCGGCCCGTGCCGCGATGGGCCGACGGCTGACCCTCGGCTACCGCGAGGCGACCTCGCTCGTCGACTCGGTCGCCGGCCCCGCCGGCACCCGCGTGACGGGCCACGAGTTCCACCGCACGGTGACCGATCCGCCCTTCGGCACGCAGGCGGCGTGGGACCTCGGCGGACGCACCGAGGGCTTCGCCCTCGACCCCGCCGGCACCGGCCGCGCGACCCTCGTCGCCTCCTACCTGCACACCCACTGGGCCGGCTCCCCCGACGTCGCCGCCTCCTTCGTCGACGCGGCTCGGGGCTGGGGCGTCCGTGGATCGGGTGGGGTGGCGCTGGGGGCTTCGCCCGTGCACCACGAGTCCTCGGAGCCCTCACCTGACTCATCGCAACCGGCTCAGCCCTTGAGTCGCGCCACCCCAGCCCGAACCACGTCCTTCCCGGTGAGCCCGTCACCGGTCGCCTTCGAGGGATCGGTGCCCGATCCGCTGCGGCATCACGGGGACGTCGAGGTGTCAGACGACCTGGTGGACCTGGCGGTCAACGTACGGCTGACGAGTCCTCCGGAGTGGCTCACGCGAGCGCTGGTGGATGAGCTCGGCAAGGTGGCGAGCTATCCGGACGCCACCGTGGCGCGCGATGCGATCGCGGCGCGGCACGGGGTGGCCCGCGGCCAGGTGCTGCCGACGAGCGGCGGGGCGGAGGCCTTCACGCTCGTCGCGCGGGCGCTGACGCCGCGTGACGCGGTCGTCGTGCACCCGCAGTTCACCGAGCCCGAGGCGGCACTGCGCGCCGCAGGCCACGACGTGCGGCACGTGCTGCTGCGGGCCGAGGACGACTTCGCGCTCACTCCCGAGGCACTCGGGCAGGTCGGCGACGCCGACCTCGTCGTCATCGGCAACCCGACCAACCCGACGGGCGTGCTGCACCCGGCCGACGCCATCCGCACGCTCGCGCGGCCCGGGCGCGTGCTGCTCGTCGACGAGGCCTTCATCGACGCCGTGCCCGGCGAGCGCGAGTCGCTCGTCGGCGGTGACCTCACCGGTCTGCTCGTCGTCCGCTCGCTGACGAAGACCTGGGCCGTCGCCGGCATCCGTGCCGGCTATGTCGTCGGCGACGCCGAGCTCGTCGCGGCCCTCGCCGCGCACCAGCCGCACTGGTCGGTCGGCTCGCTCGCGCTGCGGGTCATGACCGAGACCGCGACCCCCGCCGCCCTGACCGAGGCGGGGCGCGCCACCGAGGAGCTCGCCGGCTGGCGCCGGCACCTGACCACGGGGCTGCAGGCCCTGGGCATCCCGACCGGCGGCGGCGACGCCCCCTTCGTCCTGGCGCAGGTCGGGGCCGGGGTCCGCGAGCATCTGCGCGACGCGGGCTGGGCCGTGCGCCGTGGAGACACCTTCCCCGGGCTCGACGCCACCTGGGTGCGGATCGCCGTCCGTGACCCCCACACCATCGACGGGCTGCTGCGAGAGCTGGCCCATCTCTCCCACCGGAGGACCGCATGA
- the cobO gene encoding cob(I)yrinic acid a,c-diamide adenosyltransferase, with protein sequence MAQGQTPVTPEDGLTTRQRRNRPLVVVHGGVGKGKSTAAFGLGLRGWNQGWSIGVFQFVKSAKWRIGEEEVYKTLGRVHEETGEGGPVEWHKMGSGWSWSRKAGSEEDHAADAREGWEEIKRRLADETHTVYILDEFTYVMKWGWVELDDVIDTLTNRPGYQHVVITGRDPHPRLLEIADVATEMTKVKHPFDQGQKGQKGIEW encoded by the coding sequence ATGGCCCAGGGACAGACCCCCGTCACGCCCGAGGACGGACTCACCACGCGGCAGCGCCGCAACCGCCCGCTCGTCGTCGTCCACGGTGGCGTCGGCAAGGGCAAGTCGACGGCGGCCTTCGGCCTCGGCCTGCGCGGGTGGAACCAGGGCTGGTCGATCGGCGTCTTCCAGTTCGTCAAGTCCGCGAAGTGGCGCATCGGCGAGGAGGAGGTCTACAAGACCCTCGGCCGCGTCCACGAGGAGACGGGCGAAGGGGGTCCCGTCGAGTGGCACAAGATGGGCTCGGGCTGGTCGTGGTCGCGCAAGGCCGGGTCCGAGGAGGACCACGCCGCCGATGCGCGTGAGGGCTGGGAGGAGATCAAGCGTCGCCTCGCCGACGAGACGCACACCGTCTACATCCTCGACGAGTTCACCTATGTCATGAAGTGGGGCTGGGTCGAGCTCGACGACGTCATCGACACGCTGACCAACCGGCCCGGCTACCAGCACGTCGTCATCACCGGCCGCGACCCGCACCCGCGGCTGCTCGAGATCGCCGACGTCGCCACCGAGATGACCAAGGTCAAGCACCCCTTCGACCAGGGGCAGAAGGGCCAGAAGGGCATCGAGTGGTGA
- a CDS encoding VWA domain-containing protein — protein sequence MHLTATLRASAARRAARTGPARVTGDDLRHAITRGREANLVLLAVDASGSMAARKRMGEVKTAVLSLLLDAYQRRDRVGLVTFRGTGAELALPPTSSVDAAAARLAEMPHGGRTPLAEGLTEIARVVARERIRDRNQRALVVLVTDGRATAGPDALARAQRIADAWGHTAETVVVDCESGRFRMGLAADLAHRMGAEHIALEQVAASGLVEIVTDRTTPRRSAA from the coding sequence GTGCACCTGACCGCCACCCTGCGCGCCTCCGCCGCCCGCCGGGCCGCCCGCACCGGGCCCGCCCGGGTGACCGGCGACGACCTGCGCCACGCCATCACCCGCGGCCGCGAGGCCAACCTCGTGCTCCTCGCCGTCGACGCCTCCGGCTCGATGGCCGCGCGCAAGCGGATGGGCGAGGTCAAGACCGCCGTCCTCTCGCTCCTGCTCGACGCCTATCAGCGACGTGACCGGGTGGGTCTGGTGACCTTCCGCGGGACCGGCGCGGAGCTGGCGCTGCCGCCCACCTCGTCCGTCGACGCCGCCGCCGCCCGCCTCGCCGAGATGCCGCACGGCGGGCGCACCCCGCTCGCCGAGGGACTGACCGAGATCGCCAGGGTCGTTGCGCGAGAGCGCATCCGCGACCGCAACCAGCGCGCGCTCGTCGTCCTCGTCACCGACGGCCGGGCCACGGCCGGGCCTGATGCTCTCGCCCGGGCGCAGCGCATCGCCGACGCCTGGGGCCACACGGCCGAGACCGTCGTCGTCGACTGCGAGTCGGGCCGCTTCCGCATGGGCCTGGCCGCCGACCTCGCCCACCGCATGGGCGCCGAGCACATCGCCCTCGAGCAGGTCGCCGCGAGCGGCCTCGTCGAGATCGTCACCGACCGCACCACCCCCCGAAGGAGCGCCGCCTGA
- a CDS encoding ATP-binding protein, producing the protein MDTRQEAAAVSRTGSRTPTFPFTALVGADELTSALLLSAISPEIGGVLVRGEKGTAKSTAVRALASVLPEQRVASDCRFGCDPDRDEDCPDGPHESAATTRPARLVELPVGATEDRVVGSLDLRRALGDGEAAYQPGLLAEAHRGILYVDEVNLLHDHLVDVLLDAAAMGRNTVERDGVSISHPARITLVGTMNPEEGELRPQLLDRFGLTVHVAASRDPHVRAEVVRRRLEADLDPAGFAARFADAEAELTQRLAAAREAVRSVRLDERTLRTIARVCAGFDVDGMRADIVTARTAAAHAAWQGRAQVTREDIRAAALLSLPHRRRRAPFDAPGLDEDLLDRLLDEEPEDDPPGGGEPDDSGDQPDEGPGEAPDADPSGPPPSSTSSGDQPPTGPQSSADPTPDSPDESAEAPESPPSPPAGAQPTPTGTAAATEPYRARRLELTGVGAGPTGRRSPALTPAGGSSAPTRPGTSPPGRRCT; encoded by the coding sequence GTGGACACTCGCCAGGAGGCCGCCGCTGTGAGCCGCACCGGGTCCCGCACCCCCACCTTCCCCTTCACCGCGCTCGTGGGCGCCGACGAGCTGACGTCGGCACTGCTGCTGAGCGCGATCTCCCCCGAGATCGGCGGCGTGCTCGTCCGGGGCGAGAAGGGCACGGCCAAGTCGACGGCCGTCCGGGCCCTCGCCTCGGTGTTGCCCGAGCAGCGGGTCGCGAGCGACTGCCGCTTCGGCTGCGACCCCGACCGCGACGAGGACTGCCCCGACGGCCCGCACGAGAGCGCGGCCACGACCCGCCCGGCCCGGCTCGTCGAGCTGCCGGTCGGTGCGACCGAGGACCGCGTCGTCGGCTCCCTCGACCTGCGCCGCGCGCTCGGTGACGGCGAGGCGGCCTACCAGCCCGGCCTGCTCGCCGAGGCCCACCGCGGGATCCTCTACGTCGACGAGGTCAACCTGCTCCACGACCACCTCGTCGACGTGCTGCTCGACGCCGCGGCGATGGGCCGCAACACCGTCGAGCGCGACGGCGTCTCGATCTCGCACCCGGCCCGGATCACCCTCGTCGGCACGATGAACCCCGAGGAGGGCGAGCTGCGCCCGCAGCTGCTCGACCGCTTCGGCCTGACCGTGCACGTCGCCGCGAGCCGCGACCCGCACGTGCGCGCCGAGGTCGTACGACGTCGCCTCGAGGCCGACCTCGACCCGGCGGGCTTCGCGGCCCGCTTCGCCGACGCCGAGGCCGAGCTGACCCAGCGCCTCGCCGCCGCCCGCGAGGCGGTGCGCTCGGTGCGGCTCGACGAGCGCACGCTGCGCACCATCGCCCGGGTGTGCGCCGGCTTCGACGTCGACGGCATGCGCGCCGACATCGTCACCGCGCGGACCGCCGCGGCGCACGCCGCCTGGCAGGGCCGCGCGCAGGTGACCCGCGAGGACATCCGGGCCGCGGCGCTGCTCTCCCTGCCCCACCGGCGCCGTCGTGCCCCCTTCGACGCTCCGGGGCTCGACGAGGACCTGCTCGACCGGCTGCTCGACGAGGAACCCGAGGACGACCCGCCGGGTGGCGGCGAGCCCGACGACAGCGGCGACCAGCCCGACGAGGGCCCGGGCGAGGCGCCCGACGCCGACCCCTCCGGCCCGCCCCCGAGCTCGACGTCGTCCGGCGACCAGCCCCCGACCGGGCCCCAGTCGTCCGCCGACCCAACCCCCGACTCCCCGGACGAGTCGGCGGAGGCCCCCGAGTCACCCCCTTCGCCCCCTGCGGGTGCCCAGCCGACCCCCACCGGCACCGCCGCGGCCACCGAGCCCTACCGCGCCCGCCGGCTCGAGCTCACCGGCGTCGGCGCCGGCCCGACCGGTCGCCGCTCCCCCGCACTCACCCCCGCGGGCGGGTCGTCGGCACCCACCCGGCCGGGCACGAGCCCGCCGGGTCGCCGGTGCACCTGA
- the cbiE gene encoding precorrin-6y C5,15-methyltransferase (decarboxylating) subunit CbiE, with translation MIEVVGIGDDGWSGLDEARRALITGATILLGGARHLDLLAPHAPDARLVPWPSPLRPALPALVEAHPDAVVLASGDPLRSGIATTLIDVVGAERVRVHPAVGSDALARARQGWSAEETLVVTTVGRDLRAVLPHLTDGARLVVLLSDGDGPARLAALLTEHGWGATTLTARWHLGSPDEGAHSGRADGFAEATPDLVLACLDVRADDPTVAGATAGPVPGRPEDFIDHDGQLTKRDVRASGLARLRPTPGAHLWDLGAGNGSVALEWCLAVDRATVTCVERDATRAQRIRDNAAALGLAARVDVVVGDTAGTDLTTLTAPDAVFVGGGLDPDLLDRAWSSLRPGGRLVAHAVTLEGDAALIGLHARTGGELTRLSVERAVPLGRFLSWTPARTVTQLAAIRTDSEDQT, from the coding sequence GTGATCGAGGTCGTGGGTATCGGGGACGACGGGTGGTCCGGCCTGGACGAGGCCCGACGCGCCCTCATCACCGGTGCCACGATCCTCCTCGGGGGCGCCCGCCACCTCGACCTGCTCGCCCCCCACGCGCCGGACGCCCGGCTCGTGCCCTGGCCCAGCCCCCTTCGCCCGGCGCTGCCCGCACTCGTCGAGGCGCACCCCGACGCCGTCGTCCTCGCCAGCGGCGACCCGCTGCGCTCCGGCATCGCGACGACCCTCATCGACGTCGTCGGGGCCGAGCGTGTCCGCGTCCACCCTGCCGTCGGCAGCGATGCCCTCGCCCGGGCCAGACAGGGCTGGTCCGCGGAGGAGACGCTCGTCGTCACGACGGTCGGGCGCGACCTGCGCGCGGTCCTGCCCCACCTGACCGACGGTGCCCGTCTCGTCGTCCTCCTCTCCGACGGTGACGGTCCGGCCCGTCTGGCGGCCCTGCTCACCGAGCACGGCTGGGGCGCAACGACGCTCACCGCTCGCTGGCACCTCGGCAGCCCCGACGAGGGCGCCCACTCAGGCCGCGCCGACGGCTTCGCCGAGGCCACGCCCGACCTCGTGCTCGCCTGCCTCGACGTGCGCGCCGACGACCCCACCGTGGCCGGCGCGACCGCCGGCCCGGTGCCCGGCCGCCCCGAGGACTTCATCGACCACGACGGCCAGCTGACGAAGCGCGACGTGCGCGCGAGCGGCCTGGCCCGCCTGCGTCCCACGCCCGGTGCGCACCTGTGGGACCTCGGCGCCGGCAACGGCTCCGTGGCCCTCGAGTGGTGCCTCGCCGTCGACCGCGCGACCGTCACCTGCGTCGAGCGCGACGCGACCCGCGCCCAGCGCATCCGCGACAACGCCGCCGCCCTCGGCCTCGCTGCTCGGGTCGACGTCGTCGTCGGCGACACCGCCGGCACCGACCTGACGACGCTGACCGCACCCGACGCGGTCTTCGTCGGCGGCGGGCTCGACCCCGACCTGCTCGACCGGGCCTGGTCCTCCCTTCGCCCCGGCGGACGGCTCGTCGCGCACGCCGTGACGCTCGAGGGGGACGCCGCACTCATCGGCCTGCACGCCCGCACCGGGGGCGAGCTCACCCGCCTGTCGGTGGAGCGGGCCGTGCCGCTCGGGCGCTTCCTGTCGTGGACGCCCGCCCGCACCGTCACCCAGCTCGCCGCGATCCGCACCGACTCCGAGGACCAGACATGA